The nucleotide window gtccgggaagatcccacatgccgcggagcggctgggcccgtgagccatggccgctgagcctgcacgtccggagcctgtgctccgcaatgggagaggccacagcagtgagaggcccgcataccaggaaaaaaagaaaaaagaaagaagaaaacattgtcCTTAAGTCAGACAGCCTGACTTCACCACTTAACTAACTCTATGAATGTAGGCAggttatttaatctctttgtACTTAAGTTTCCTTATATGTCAAAAGAGGATGGTAGTAATTACcctatagggttgttgtgagaattaaatgagctttATTTGAAAAGTACTTAGAATAATGCTTTGGGACATAAAAGGTGCTATATAACCTTGAGCCATTCTTATCTTCACAGGATTGTTTGAaatgagataaaaaataaatcccaCCTCTAACTATTATAAGGCATGTCACTCATTCACTTAAAACCTTCCAACGTGTTCCTCTCACTCAGAATTTTCAAAAAGCAAAGGGccatggttgccaggggccagggaggggcagggatgaGGGAGTTACCGTTCTTTAACGGGTATGGGGTTGCaatttgggaaggaaaaaaaggttctggagaTAAATAGTGGTGATGCTTACACAAGAATGTGAATGGACTTGACGCCAccgaactatacacttaaaaatggtaaaattttatgttgtgtatatttcaggaaaaaaaaggggggtgctTACTGTGCCCCACAAAGGCTCTCTGTAACTGGCTCCCTGCTACCTCTTtcacctcctctcccaccctctccatAGCTCCCTGCACTCTAGCCACATGGGCCTCCTTATTCCTCagacctgccccagggcctttgcaggtGCTACTCCTGTCCTCTGGGTTGTTCTTCCCCCAGTTTGATGCACAACtctttccctcacttccttcagtcTCTGCTCAAATGGCAACTCTTCCAGAAGGACTTCTCTGGCCATCAGCTAATATAGGCCGTGGCCATCCTCTAATCCCTTCCCCTGCCTTATTTTATCACCACTTGGCATATagatttacatttattatctgtctcccccacAAGAATGTAAGCTACATAACACCATGGACTTCTCTTTCATTTACTACTGCATCCCCAGGACCCAGAACAGTGCCTAGGCACACAgagtatttgttgagtgactaAAGTAGATCAGGTGACATTTCAGATCACTCATGATGATCAAAGGCAGGCACAGAGTGCCGTGAAGCCATGGATTTTCCTGAGGAACAGGATAGAGGGGATGAGCTGGAGGCTATTACAGTAGTCCAGGTAAGTAAAAGCGGTGGTAGGAAATGTGATTACATGGCATGTGGAACCATACACACGTACCAATGTCATATTCCTGGTTTTGATACTGTGCTGTAGTTACATAGGATGCAGCCATTGAGGGGAACTTGGTGATGGATACACAGGACCTCTCTAAACTATCTCTGCAGCTTCCTAcgaatctgtaaatatttcaaagtTACAAGTTTTTACAGAGGGGGGTTGGTAGGGATGGAGAACAAGCAGACTCTACCTAGTAGAGTCAGCGGGGCTTAGTGACTGGCTACGTATAAGAGGCTAGGAGATGACTCCCAGGTTTTGGTCTTGGGTGACAAGATGAGTGGAGGGTAGGGGTATTACCCAGTGGAAGCAGCAGGCCAGTTTTAGAAATGAGATAAAGACTGGTGGGGGCTGGAGTGTCCTTAGCCAATCTTCAGGTCACACAGTCCCTTATTACCTGGACTGCCAGGGGGTAATGACACCATCATCAGGGCCCCCAATCAGCACCAGGCGGCCCACACGAAGAAAGTTCTTCCGCCAAGCTGCAGAGTGGGAAGAAGAGAGCCTGAGTCAGTCACAGGGGTCAGGCCAGGCTGGAGAGGGGAACACAGGGGGTCAGAGAAGCAGAATATGGGACCAGGGTAGGAGCCTGGGGTCTTACCAGTGGCATTGGGATGGTCTCTTTCCCCATTGATCAGGGCCAGGAAGCTGCTGGCATTGAGGTACAAGTCATCATGGTGGGGGTCTGGGTACAAACAGCAGTTAGAAAGGTTGTcagagaagcagggagaagagGCAAGACCAGAGGCTGGAAGACCAATCTGGAGGCTAAAGTAATAGACAAGGTGAATAGTAATATAATAGTAGCCATGATAATTGTAAACATAATAGCAAACACCTTTTTCTAACACCTGCTATGAGCCAGATACTGTTCAAAGTACAttacattcattaatttatttaatcctcataaccaccCTATAAGGTATGTACTAtatcattatacagatgaggaaaattgaGTCACAGgaaggttgagtaacttgcccaaagtcatgccGCAGGGCCAGGCTTCAAACCCAAGCAGTCTGGACCCAGCAGCATCCATGGTCTTAAAAACTACACCAGGCGTTTGCAAACTATGACTCATTAGCCAAATCCAGTTCACTGcttgtttctgtaaataaattttattgccaacacagacacactcattcatttacataaaatatatggctgctttcacatgaCTGTGGCAGAACTGAGTGGTTGTGACAGAGACTACGGCCTGCAAAgctcaaaatatttactatcttgccCTTTAAGGATACAGTCGGCCGACCCCTGCAGCAGGCTATACTCTCTAAGGCAAATAAGGTGATACACATAAAGCATTTTGAACAGTGCCTgttcacatagtaagtgctcaataactgTTAAGTTATCATTATCATTGCTGTTGGTTATGGTAGAGGTGGGAGCAGCAGGCCCTATCCTCCAGGATGCCCTTTCCATGGAGGCCCCAGTTTGGCATGTCCTACTCACCATGCCAGTAGTTACAGATGGAGAATTCCTGGCCCCAGGGGCTATAGCAGATGCGGTAGAGGTTGGACCTCATGGAGGTGGGGAACAGCCACTTCAAATAGTCCGTGTCTGGCAAGAGAACAGCAGTGCCAGGTGGTTCCAAACTTGTGTCCTCAAGACTCAGGGTCCCCCCCCCCATGGAGCCCACAGTGCCCACTCACCTCCATACTGTCCCATctgtggagaggagagagagatgaaagaatCCACATTGTGGTCATCCATCACAGACAGCAGTGCCCGGCATACCAGGCCCCCTGCAGGCGGAACACCACATTGGGCAGGCACTTAGGGACAGCCGGGCCAACACTGCCCCCCGTccgcaccccacacacacacagtgtacctaaaggaaactgaagcccagagaaggcaCACACCGTGTCGAAACATCCACGTCatgtaagtgacagagccagaattCGACACTGGGCGTCCCGACTAACTGTAGGGTGCTTTTTACTGTCCCACTACCTTTTATGTCCAAGAACCATGGGTAATGGGCAAAGAAAGGGGCAGCAGTGCagggagcctccctcccactcaggacacacacaaagataaGACCCAGGTACTGAGGGAAGTCAGAAAAGGAGGGCTCAAGTATCAGGGCTCTGGCTGAAGCAATGTGGCTCAGAAAAGGGAACACTAGGCAGTGTCCCTCAGATAAGGATCAAGCCTCAGATAGGGCTTAGGAGCTGGGGTGGGAGACGGTGCCTACCCTGCGAGTAGCAGATGAGATGCACCCCTTGAGGGGCCTTTGCCATGATGGGGGCCACAGCCTCTCGGAACCCTTGCACCTGTTCCCACAGGGGCCGCAAACTCTCTCTCCCATCGAAGAGATCGAGCACTGTCACCACAGTCCCAGGGTGTGTCTGTGGGAAGGGGGCAATGCCCCAACCGGGGATGGACGATGAAGCCCCTCCACACCGACCCCTGGCCAGCGCCCACATGCCTATTGTGCCCTGCTAGAACCATCTCTCGTCCCCAGACTTTCCCCACGCCAGCACCAGCTCCCCGAGGAAGTTGGCAGGCCCAGCATTCAATTCCCCAttctccttccccagcctctgTAGACGCCACCAACGCCCCACAACCGGAGGTCCCCTGCCAGACCTCGTTGATGTATTCCAGCAGGTGGCGGAAGCTGTACGAGCTGTcaaagagcccatgcaccacgatgaCCGGCTTGTAGGAAGCCCGATGGGGCGCGGGGGTTgcgggcagcagcagcagcagcaggaacgGCAACAGGAGCAGGAACCCCGCCGGGGGGAGCCGCAGCCCCGGGAGCCCCAGCATGCTCTCGCCTGAGAAGGGGGCGATGAGGGCCTGTGAGAGAGATGACAACACCCCCTGCCTTCCGAACAGACGCCGGCAATCAAGCCTCCCCTGCTCGTTCCCACACCAGGTCCTTGTCACAAAATATCCTACTTTTACTCTAGTCCTCTCCCCACGAACACCGCCCCCAACCACATTGTAAACGCACTGACGCTcacccaagccccgcccctaacTCAGCGGGGACTCTGTCCCCAGGCCAGCATCTTCCTAATGCATCATCCCAGCCAGGCAAGACAGGGGTTTTGCAAGAAAGACCCCTGAGCAGCAGCGCAGGACCCCTGGAGAGTGCAAAGGCCCACCTGGCCTGGGTCCGTGAGCCTCGCTCTGCCCGCTGTTTACTTCCCTGAAGCTTGGAACCcacgtgggggaggggaagggtgtaAGGAGAACGCGCGCAGGGGAAT belongs to Orcinus orca chromosome 10, mOrcOrc1.1, whole genome shotgun sequence and includes:
- the PPT2 gene encoding lysosomal thioesterase PPT2 isoform X5 — protein: MKSCESMLGLPGLRLPPAGFLLLLPFLLLLLLPATPAPHRASYKPVIVVHGLFDSSYSFRHLLEYINETHPGTVVTVLDLFDGRESLRPLWEQVQGFREAVAPIMAKAPQGVHLICYSQGGLVCRALLSVMDDHNVDSFISLSSPQMGQYGDTDYLKWLFPTSMRSNLYRICYSPWGQEFSICNYWHDPHHDDLYLNASSFLALINGERDHPNATAWRKNFLRVGRLVLIGGPDDGVITPWQSSFFGFYDANETVLEMEEQLVYLRDSFGLKTLLARGAIVRCPMAGISHTAWHSNRTLYETCIEPWLS
- the PPT2 gene encoding lysosomal thioesterase PPT2 isoform X2, which gives rise to MFAASASPRRSKWIAPPISSPALSAQWIVPLPLQSRACVAGDTGTVGESMLGLPGLRLPPAGFLLLLPFLLLLLLPATPAPHRASYKPVIVVHGLFDSSYSFRHLLEYINETHPGTVVTVLDLFDGRESLRPLWEQVQGFREAVAPIMAKAPQGVHLICYSQGGLVCRALLSVMDDHNVDSFISLSSPQMGQYGDTDYLKWLFPTSMRSNLYRICYSPWGQEFSICNYWHDPHHDDLYLNASSFLALINGERDHPNATAWRKNFLRVGRLVLIGGPDDGVITPWQSSFFGFYDANETVLEMEEQLVYLRDSFGLKTLLARGAIVRCPMAGISHTAWHSNRTLYETCIEPWLS
- the PPT2 gene encoding lysosomal thioesterase PPT2 isoform X1, which gives rise to MFAASASPRRSKWIAPPISSPALSAQWIVPLPLQSRACVAGDTGTALIAPFSGESMLGLPGLRLPPAGFLLLLPFLLLLLLPATPAPHRASYKPVIVVHGLFDSSYSFRHLLEYINETHPGTVVTVLDLFDGRESLRPLWEQVQGFREAVAPIMAKAPQGVHLICYSQGGLVCRALLSVMDDHNVDSFISLSSPQMGQYGDTDYLKWLFPTSMRSNLYRICYSPWGQEFSICNYWHDPHHDDLYLNASSFLALINGERDHPNATAWRKNFLRVGRLVLIGGPDDGVITPWQSSFFGFYDANETVLEMEEQLVYLRDSFGLKTLLARGAIVRCPMAGISHTAWHSNRTLYETCIEPWLS
- the PPT2 gene encoding lysosomal thioesterase PPT2 isoform X4 is translated as MDCSIAPPVSGLRCGGHWHGESMLGLPGLRLPPAGFLLLLPFLLLLLLPATPAPHRASYKPVIVVHGLFDSSYSFRHLLEYINETHPGTVVTVLDLFDGRESLRPLWEQVQGFREAVAPIMAKAPQGVHLICYSQGGLVCRALLSVMDDHNVDSFISLSSPQMGQYGDTDYLKWLFPTSMRSNLYRICYSPWGQEFSICNYWHDPHHDDLYLNASSFLALINGERDHPNATAWRKNFLRVGRLVLIGGPDDGVITPWQSSFFGFYDANETVLEMEEQLVYLRDSFGLKTLLARGAIVRCPMAGISHTAWHSNRTLYETCIEPWLS
- the PPT2 gene encoding lysosomal thioesterase PPT2 isoform X3, translated to MFAASASPRRSKWIAPPISSPALSAQWIVPLPLQSRACVAGDTGTALIAPFSGESMLGLPGLRLPPAGFLLLLPFLLLLLLPATPAPHRASYKPVIVVHGLFDSSYSFRHLLEYINETHPGTVVTVLDLFDGRESLRPLWEQVQGFREAVAPIMAKAPQGVHLICYSQGGLVCRALLSVMDDHNVDSFISLSSPQMGQYGDTDYLKWLFPTSMRSNLYRICYSPWGQEFSICNYWHDPHHDDLYLNASSFLALINGERDHPNATAWRKNFLRVGRLVLIGGPDDGVITPWQSSFFGFYDANETVLEMEEQLPAQPAHQSELLLLRLVA
- the PPT2 gene encoding lysosomal thioesterase PPT2 isoform X6, which produces MLGLPGLRLPPAGFLLLLPFLLLLLLPATPAPHRASYKPVIVVHGLFDSSYSFRHLLEYINETHPGTVVTVLDLFDGRESLRPLWEQVQGFREAVAPIMAKAPQGVHLICYSQGGLVCRALLSVMDDHNVDSFISLSSPQMGQYGDTDYLKWLFPTSMRSNLYRICYSPWGQEFSICNYWHDPHHDDLYLNASSFLALINGERDHPNATAWRKNFLRVGRLVLIGGPDDGVITPWQSSFFGFYDANETVLEMEEQLVYLRDSFGLKTLLARGAIVRCPMAGISHTAWHSNRTLYETCIEPWLS